Part of the Nicotiana sylvestris chromosome 2, ASM39365v2, whole genome shotgun sequence genome, TTAAAACTTGAAGGAGGAATAATAACTTTCTAAAATAGCTCAGGGAGTGATCTGTTTCATTTTGATAAGGAAAACATATTGAAGATATATTCATTAAAAGTCACGCAAAAAATTATTTGGAGTGTGGGTGGAAGATCAGGAGAGAAAAGGGAAAagaggagagaaaaaaaagaaatgggtGTAACTACATCCCTTGATTGAAGGCACAAATAATGAATTGAGAGCCTTTTAAGGTGAATTGTATATATTTGTAAACAAAACTTATTTATGCGGGGTAATTAACTAAACATGGACAttaagggtaataaagtttcaaatagaTAAAATGTAGGTTCTACCCTAAATAATGCaacatatgtatatataaatgaaaaaaatatgtTGTACAGAAAGTTTCTgcaaaacttaataacttttAATATTGTTTCAATAGATTACAATAAAACACTGAGAGAGGATAATATTCTATTCATTAAACGTcaaaactcaaaataaactaCTCAAAAAACTTCCATGGGGACTTATGACATATCTAACACCATCACGTCATCTTTATTTTCATCTACATCTAAAATTCCATGTGCAATGTTAATTAATTAAACTTTAGAAATACTTTTTTTAAGAACTAATAGTATTTAAAATCGCATTAAAATTTTTACCAGTTTGAGTTTGGGAAAAGCAGTGCAACCCATTTCGAGTAGTAACATGTGTTGGACATTTCCAAGAAGGATGCAACTTATATACTTGGTGAGAACACGCCCACCAATGTAGAATGTTGCTTCCAATGCTACTATAGTAATATGAATAAATCTTAGGACTTTTAATCTTTTAATATGATGAGATTAATAAACTTTTAAGTTTGGGCtactctttttattgtttttagttccctattttccttcaattttataCTTCTAATTGAGTATCTTTTAGGCCCACAGGCTGGCTCGGGCCAGCGGCCCAGCCTCACgggttgcgggcttaaaagcctcGATTTTAAATGGGCTCCAAAAATCTTAGCCTAACCATTCTAAATCATGGGTTGGGCTGGGCCAGCCAACGGACCAAGCCCATGTTAATGGCTTTAGATACCGTCATACCGATGGTGTCAGTTTCAGGGTGCCGTTATTAGTGCTTGTAAATATAGCTAAAGTAGGTTCTTCTAAAAAGAAATATGAGGGAAATTGCTTATCAAACACCGAATTAGTGAGCATAGATAGGTCAAGATGAGCTTACAAGAGCAAGAAACTTCAGACAAGTTGGTCTAACAATAGGGAAACAGACTAACCTGGCtcctagttcatatagatctaacaAGCCAACCTTCTATAAGATTGACAAATGTAATCGTTCGAGTTAAAGTGATATTTTATGCTTACTTTCGTTTGACTCTGAACAAAATAACTTTACCCTAATGTGTGAGCAAAGACTTTGATAACTTATAACTCAAAACTTAATTTGCAAAGACTCTTTGGCTGATAATCCTTTCTTTGATCATAACAGGGGTGCATCCACTGCTATTCTTATTTTTTCTTATAGTGTTGCCTTTTACATGCCATAGATTTGGATGTTAAGGTGCTTATGCAAGTCGCTGGTAGAAAGTACATGCGATTTTGAGttatttatttagttatttaTCATTGTGCAAGTATGGTGAAAATTATATACGACTAGCTTCCACTGGAACAAGTCTCTTATACTCAGCTTCTTCATTTACGAAGTTGATGTATCTACTTATTTATACCTACAAATGTACTGGAGTTAACAACATTTTGGACATGATCTTCCGAAGAACCACCATTAGCGAGAAAAGATCGGGAATTGTAATAGTATTCTGGAACTGATAAAAATATGAATTCATTTATGCGATTTCAAACCCTGCCGAGCAATATAAAGGCTCCGTGTTGGGCCTGCATTCAACTTAATGAATTTTTAGTAGGTTACAGTCTTGAGTTGAATCCTCTAATTTTAAAGCTGTGAATGCAGTCATGTTATGCCATCCTTTGCATTGAAGCATATAGCTTTTACCAAAGCAAGCTTGGTGGGTGTGAAAGAAATTCCATTCGGAAGTTCTGGAATGTGgtgttatttattttttgatcAGTATACATATCCTTTTAGATATTGCAGAATGTGGGGATTTTAGTTCTATCTTTTTCTTATATATTCTCGATTcgcttttcatttttgttgttatGCTGTTCCTTGTCTTTTAGGTAGTTAATGATGATTTCTTTCTATCTTCTGTTTTCAGGTAAATCACTACTATTTTGGAGGTGTACAATGATAAAACTTTTTTGAACTGAAACTGAGGTCTCCTTGGCTCCAATTTATTTGGTTCTTCATCAGTGCAACATGAGTGTATTCCACAAGCAATCCTAGGCATGGATGTTATTTGTCAAGCTAAATCTGGAATGGGCAAAACTGCTGTTTTTGTCCTTTCAACTCTGCAACAGATTGAACCTGTTGCTGGTCAAGTTGCTGCCATGGTTCTATGTCACACAAGGGAATTAGCTTATCAGGTATGTATTGAAATTATGAAATATGCAATTTTTGTTTTGGAATTTCTTCTGCTTGCGAATCTATGCTAAGCTAACGATATTTTTGTGTGGGGTTATTTGGTTGCTGCAGATCTGTCATGAATTTGAGAGGTTCAGCACTTATTTGCCTGATATCAAAGTTGCTGTTTTCTATGGTGGTGTCAATATCAAACTTCACAAGGAGCTTCTGAAGAATGAATGCCCTCATATAGTTGTTGGAACTCCCGGAAGAATGCTTGCATTGGCTAGAGACAAGGACCTGTCTTTGAGGAACGTGAGGCATTTTATACTGGATGAATGCGACAAAATGCTTGAATCACTTGGTAtgtataaataaataatatttatatgttgctcggactctctgAAAATATCTCAGGGTGAGTGTctgatcctccaaaagtagtgtatttttggaggatccgacacgggtggcagcattttggagagtccgcgcaacatatAGTATGTATTAGCTGGATACTGTAATTCATGATTCCTGTTGCTAACCTGACATGTTTTCTTTCAGTAGCTCTTTTACTGATTTACCTGTGTTTTGTTCAGATATGAGAAGAGATGTGCAGACAATCTTCAAGATGACTCCTCATGACAAGCAAGTAATGATGTTTTCAGCAACACTCAGCAAAGAGATTCGCCCTGTTTGCAAGAAATTTATGCAAGATGTAATGTCCTGTGCCAAGTTCTACAATTTAGAAGTGTAccaatttttccataatttcagCTTTCTGCTGGAGATAAGTTGTATCTGGTCAAAGCATAGTTTATAAGGGAGCTCAAAGATGAGGGATTATTAGAGTCGAGTAGTTGAGCGGGAAATCTGATAGCTGCACTAAGCTTTTAGTTCGCTTGTTTTTGTCCCTAtttatctttccatttttcgTTTTGCTTGTGAGATAGTCGAAAAGATCGAGGTTTGGGGAAGATCTATAGTGGAAATGGAGTAAAATGGGTGGGGTTGATGGTTGCAGCTTTACGGTGGTTTTCTCTCAGCACTGTAAGAATACATGTTTAGCAACGTTGGGAAATCATTGGTGTGCTTTTACACTATCTGCAAGGAGAACATTCAGAAAAATGGACTGGAATCTTGATTCAGGGGGATCTTCATCCTATTCATTTCGTACTGGATACCATTAGCTTCACGGAGCTCCTAATATGCTTTGGTATGACATTTATTCCTTTCAGCCAATGGAAATTTATGTTGACGACGAGGCCAAGTTGACCCTTCATGGACTTGTACAGGTACATCTTTGGGACCTGGACATGGTACACCATTTCTTAAAATTAGTCTGTCTTCTTACCTTGTTTCTATTTCATGACAGCACTACATCAAATTGAGCGAAACGGAGAAGAACCGGAAGCTGAATGACCTGCTGGATGCTTTGGATTTCAATCAAGTTGTTATATTTGTCAAGAGCGTGAGCAGAGCAGCACAGCTGAACAAGTTGCTTGTTGAGTGCAATTTTCCATCTATCTGCATCCACTCTGGCATGACTCAGGAAGAGAGGTCTGTATAGCTATTATTTGAAGAACTCTCCACTTTATCTGCTTATGCACTTAGAGATGTACTTAATTTTCGTTAAACCCAAAAGATCCCTGTACTTAATTGCATATAAAGCATTCTCTACATTGAGAAACATCATAATCCCTTTCATGTAAACCTAGTTAAGACGAGAAAATCTCAGTCATCATAGACTTGCAACATATCATGTAACTTCCACATTTAGCCGAAAAATAAAAAGCAGTAGTATATAAAAGCACACACATCCTCAAAATCTTTcctaaaaaaatttcttttggttGAACTGCTAAACTCCAGCTTCACAGGTGGAACCGTGGAAGAGatagaaaaaaaagtaaaaactgAGTACTTGAACCTTGGGACCATTAACCCTAATCTGCACATCTAAGAGAATGATATGAATTTCTTCAAAAAAGATAGAAATATGAGCAAGCCTCGTACATAGAGttgaaaagaaagaaggaagttgCTAAATAAATAATACCTATCAGAGCTATTCCCAAGGTTCAGTTTATTAACAATGCTAAATTGCTAATAAAGATTATATGGGGAAGTTAAGATGTATCTTGATACCTGTCCAACAAGATGTATGTGATTAAAAtgtgttatcaaaggcgaaaagcgcaaaaaagctctaaggtccgttagggctttaagcgcaaagcgcAAATAAAGTGTGGGCTTTAATGAAAAAGGGCGCAATgggagaaaaagtaaaaatatgcaTGTAGTctaatcacgcccaactatgccgtataaaagacaaagcggtcgttgcaaatataatctggttttcaagtccggagtcgaatcctctATTACAACTCTTAGCGATGCTAGTACAAGCTCAAACAATTTCCGGATGcaagatttttatcaataaatattgggatttatttaactaaaataaaatgGTATTAAAACTAACAATAGTCTAAattaaagataattcaatggtaaaaagatctagggtattgatttccccaattgctagtttaatTCTTAACTCTTTTGCTATAATCTCGCTGtgatactctatgaggattatgaGCTACAGGTTACCGCAATTATTTCTCGATCAACTCTAGCTGATAATTTATGCAGCTctgaattatcccaccaaagtttcgttatctctaacccCACTTTTAAATGCAAGTAATGAATCttttcaattacccaaaagtgttgttcaacaacaatctaacctagtattctttctcaagcaacacaaggcAATTAGatacgattaatcaagggcccattcaattaatcaccatacaaaatatagttgaacaatcatataataaacccggctcgattataacaaaactgagtcaaaacttcatctaacaattggttccatcaaccctagattaaatgtttagctactcatgataaaACAAGATAAAACCATAAAATCAGTCATAATTCACAGAATAATGATAACAAGAAGAAGAATGAAAACTCTAATGGTgtcttgatcttctcacacttgttcttgcctccacaAAACTATAAAAACCTTGATACCCTTTCTTTGGGCGACTTGGGCTTCTTATATGTCAAGGAGAGTTGCCCCGAACTTTCGAAATTACCCCTGGAAATAGGTTCAGCGAATTGACGAGCGTGACCGCGCATATTGCGTTCCATTCTGCCTGGACTAGCGTGCCTGCGCTTAGCCCGCGCTAGTGAGGTTCCGCTGTTTTctccttttctccttttctccttCTTTCACGCGCATTCACCTCCGAGTGGCTTTCCTTGCTCCAAATTAGCTCCAAAAGCTGTTCAATGTCCTCATAATCAACACTTGCTCCTGCAAAGCACAAAAAGCctcaattagagcattttgttatcatttagcaCTTAAAACCTCAATAAAGTATGGTTAACTTCGAGCATAAATAACACCTACATCGCATAATATAGGctactatcaacaccccacacttaaaccgtTGCTAGTCCTCTAACAGCAACACTACACTCTATAGGCCTAATCATCACAATGTCACTTTCCTACTCCTTAGGAATAATTCCCATAGATAAACTACCTTATCGTAACATCCTAACCTCAAGAGTGGACTTTCTGTCTAGCCACGTAATATCCCTAACCGGCTTTCATACTCTCAGTCAGAGGTCCAGACTTACCTtcccttcatgaatcaagtgcctaCTCACCACAAAAGAGACTTGCGTCATGGTCATTGTAATTCATACACTGAGGAATTCAAATACGTAAGATTCCACTCACCATCAGTAAGAAATTCTTATGCCACAAACAacacaccataagcttgcccgtagtgtaatactcgactaatcgagctcatttgATCGtgaatcaagtaggactttatttggttgtaatgttggcTGCAGGACAAGTATGATGCATATGGGTATAGTGACtatacctccctaagcacttcaATACATCTTTCACTTTTAAGCCCATACCTTTGTCAAACCTTTATTCCACCTTTACATCATTGAGTTAAACCCCCTACTTCTTTAAGCATACTTATATCAAAAGCCACCACTTAGcaaggaatatatatatattatatttttttttcaattcaagtgacTCTTATTTTTTTTCTCAACACCGTGCAACTTTCTCTTATTTCATTAGCTCTACTCAAAAGCCCAACCaaacaccccacactttaacttttccaTATTCATTACAATTCAAGTGCTTCTAAGAGGTGACAAGGTTCAAAAAGATAGACAATTCACAACCTGGgcaaggcttgtaatgtggttgctaaagaaacatgattacaggctcaaaggggttaactaagatATATACAATCAGGTGGGTGAAAACATATATAGATACGTTTAACAAGGAAACACCTATATCACTTTCCAGACCAATTAAGACTACCATTTCGCTTCGTACACACACAGGGCAAGTTTTAGGCATTGAGTGTTAGCATAGAATACACAAAGCCTCactcacacatggcacatgactcaattCAGTTAGGACCATCAGACACTTTGCTCAAAGTGCTTAAGCCAACTCAAGAACACACATTTTAAGGCTTTATTGCTAGAGTCAACTAATGAGCCTAAGTGTCACATTAAAGCAATCTCTATTCTTCTTCGCCCAAAAATtctcaaactaaaaaaaaaaaagaaaaactaactacacccggttcaaatggaaacccttggaaaagaaccgtggtttaaagaaaaaccaaagggGAGTTGATACACTACCTAACAGAAGAAAACTTTTTTTTTGTTCGACTTAAGTCCCTCAAGAGACCCGTCTAGAAGTGTCCGTCTTCGGGCCAAGTCGAAGTTAATTAACAACAACCAAAAACACCGAACAACAAAAACACCAAACAAATTTATACAATTGTACAACAATAACAATCattccccaccccacacttaaatattTGGCATGTCCTCATGTCAAAGAAATTAAAGCAGAGTAAGGTAAGGGGACTTCCCTGGTGTTCAGTCCTTATTGGAGACAGTGCCAGGGCCAAGGTGACGCTCGACCCAAAGCACGTAGCCAGCCTATGATTTTCTTTTTCGACTTAGCATTTTGGGTGGCCAAAGCATCAACTCGTATCCCCAAGTCTACAATAGTGGTACGCATCCCTACCATCTCCTGCTCTAAGGCTGCTAACCGGGTAACCCGACCAACCCCAGATGGTCCTGCAACTTCTGCAACCTGATCATCGGCGGGTGACTCAGCTCTTACTTCCTCCTTCTCATCCTCTCCCTCCTCTGATGCATCAGAGTCATCACTATCATCACCACCAGGTGCCATAGGCTCCTTCCTAGTAGTCACCTTATCTGCTCGAAACTTTGCCTCTCTCGGCGCTTTCATCCGCAATCAAATTTTCCGGCACCCGAGCTGCCCGGCAAAGCCTAGTGTCTAGGGAAGGGAAGAAGAAACCATACCTCTTCACCAGACAACGTGTAAACATCTCCTCGTGAATAAGCTTGGCCACGTCAAAATTGTGACCATTTATAAAGCACCAAATTAATGCAGCTCGAGGAGCATTCATTTCTGTGGTGTTGGAGGACGGGAGTAGGCAGTTGCTGATGACATGCAACcagcacttcccttcaaaggtgaGTACCGCTGAATGGAATTTACGCCCATATTTCATCCACAAAATCTCTTTGCCTGGCACACAAATTGTCTCAAAGAATAACTCCCACTGAGTGTATTTCCTGCCATAGGCTTCATAAAAATCCTCCATTTCTGCCACAGGTGCGGGCAACCGGTATATTCCCCGAATAGCCTCAACAGAGGCATCCACAGCCTTTTTGCGCACTGTTACTACACCATTCACATGTTCTTTAACGTTGGCATAGAACTCGCGCACAACCATCAAATTCCCATCATCCGGTTCTTCAAAGAACCATGGTACAACCATGGTGGCGACCCTATATCTATGCCCCTCTCCGGTATTGGTTTCTTGGATGCCTTGTCAGCAAAACGGTCCTGAGTTGCGGCGGAGACGAACCTGTTACTATCATAAGGACGAGCAGGAGCTGAGGCGTGCGCTCTGGAGGATCCAGCGTGACCGCTGGATAAAGCACCGGTGGTTCGGCGTTTCTTGGAAGGTGCCATAGTACTTGGAAGAAGAATATTATTAGCACAACACAAAAGATGTGACTCAactgcggttactcagacttcacctgCACAATTGGTCACAATTACCATTCACACTCACTGTGTCATTTTAACAAACACTTTGTGGGCATCATTCACCAGAAACCCCAATTAACCATGTTATAAACCAATGTTCATCACAATTGCCCCAACATTACCCACATAAGTTAAAATATGCATCTACACAAACACCACAatccacaagcaactatgtaTACACTACAACTTACTtctaagagaaaaagaagaaaaactactACATAATCAAGAATTCAAAAGAAAACCCAACAAAAATTGGCAAAAAGAAAACCTTACCTGAAGTGGGAGGAGATTGTGAGAAGTGAAGAAGAGTGGTGGGGGTGGGATTGGCGTTGAACCTTGGGGGGAATTAGGGCTAGGATTATTTGGGAATGGAAAAAGGGGCGtgtttgagaggagagggaggggCCTTAGTCTTGGGGGGAGAAGAGGGGTTTGAGGTGTGATATGAGAAGAGGGGGGTTAGGGTTGggataaacaaattaatacaagtaaaataacaaaataagaaaataaaaaaaaatgtttatacAAATTGGCAAGCAGAACGGTACTAGCGCGGTCCGAGCGAGGCCGCACTAGTGAAACAAAATACTTTGCCATATGCGCGGTCACTAGTGCGGTATGAGCGCAACCGCGCTCCTGGGCGGAAATCTGAGGCAGAATACTTCGCTATATGCACGGTCTGAGTGCGGCCGCGCTCCTGGGCCTCgagatttttcaatttttgaccTATTCCTTTAGCGTCTTGATGGACTTATCACTCGCCCACGCGCACCTGCACTGGTTAGTACTTACTAAAATCAAAAAGAACAATTCTAACTACACTAAAGTCACTAcgcattgggttgcctcccaaccaacgccttagttaatgtcgtggcacgacAGTAACAACAagtcaatgggttgcctcccatgcagcgcctgatttaacgttgcggcacgacgCAGACTCATGTCATCACTCCTCATTTGTGTATTGGGGCTCCTCCAATGTTATCACCACGTTGTCCCCTTTTTCTTCGGTcattccaaggtaatgtttcaacctttgcccattCACTGTGAATTTGTTAGTTCCATCTTCAGATTCGATCTCCACAGCTCCAATGTAGATGCTTCAGCTGAGGGTGCATTTCTGAGCAAGACATTCACAGAGTGTAAAGtccttcttgacaagatgtcTCGGAATTCGGGGTGGATGACGAGAGGTACGACCCTGACACCAATAGTGCATTCAGTTCCTCTTGACCTAAATAATTCACATGCAGAGAACATAGCCACACTCATGACTCAGATGAGTATACTGACGaagaagattgatgagatgggtacaaAACAAGTGCATATTGTTGAATACACCTTGCATTAATGAGTCTTATGTGTGTTCATGGAGTGGGGAAGGTGACAACCAAGGGTTAAGAGAGGATATGAATTATGTCAACAATTTTGGGGGTCACCCCAGAATGATGGGTATCTCCTCATTTACCTGGCAATCCAGAATAACAAAGTTTACGGGGAATACAAACTTTCCCACTTGTACTAGCACATCATTAAGAATTCCCGTCGTCCTTTTAACCGTGCGGTCAGCCAGTTGCAACAACATCGAAGTCGGTCTAGCTCTGCTAATGCCCAATTTTGTATCTCCTAAGTCACACAATGCTTTTGCAAAGGCATAACTCCCAATAGTACACAGAATAGTGAAGCTACCTGGATCAGATATCTTTTGAGCCATGAGTCTTGTCACTATTGTGCTGCATGTCTGTGTCAGAGTTACTGTGGACAGGTCCTGAAAGTCAAATTTCCGTGATTTcaggtccttcatcatttttgcatagcCTGACATTTCCCTCAAAGCATCCATCAGAGGgatattcaattgaatctgatgaagcatctccatgaatttcctgtattgatcttctttcttttgtttagCTAGTCTCTGAGGGAATGTTGCAAGGCATCACTCTTTGTCCATTGCTTGCTGGCTGTTTTTTGTTGGAATTTTGTGGCATAAGAGGTACCACCTGTTCTGCAACTTGTTCACTTTCTTTAGCCTTACCCTTTTCACCATGCGCCTGTTCAACCACCCCTTCAGTGAGTTCTGCTGATTCATCTATCTCCAATGGAACTGGAGTGGCTGGTGTAGTCTCTCTTCTGGATTGAGCAACTTCTTGCTCCCTGTCTAAATCTCTCCAATTCTGGAGACTTACTGCCATTAGCTGATTTGGGTTTTGCTCCTTGGGGTTAATGTTCGTGTCAGCTGGCAATGTTTCCTGGGGGCGGTTATTTAAGGCCATGGACAGCTGCCCCAGTTGAGTTTCAATACCCTTAATTGCGTTGCCAACTTTTCCTGCATCTTACCAGTTGTTCCAATGATTTGTTGTAGCATACCCTTGATTTCTACCATGTTGCCGTCCTGTTGCTGATGAGGTAGCTGATATGTCAACTGTTGCTGGTGCTGCTGTTGAAAGCCTTGTTGTCTCTGATACGACACCATTTGGCCTTGGGGCTGCATTCCTCCAGGTTGTGGCATGTTCGGTCTGTACTGCTGGTTGGGTGCTGGTTTCCATTGTTGTACTCTGGCCCCCAAAATTGTTGACATAATTCATATCCTCTCTTAACCCTTGGTTGTCACCTTCTCCACTCCATGAACACACATAAGATTGATTAATGCAAGGTGTACACAGTCCTCCATTTGTTGTGTCAACGATATGCACTTGCTttgtacccatctcatcaatcttcttCGTCAGTATACTCATCTGAGTCAGGAGTGTGGCTATGCTCTCTGCATGTGAATTATTTAGGTCAAGAGGAACTGAATGCACTATTGGTGTCAGGGTCGTACCTCTCGTCATCCACCCGAATTccgggacatcttgtcaagaaggaTTTTACACTCTGTGAATGACTTTGCTCAGAAATGCACCCCCAGCTGAAGCATCTTCTACATTGGAGCTGTGGAGATCGAATCTGAAGATGGGACGAACAAATTCACAGTGAATGGGCAgaggttgaaacattaccttggaataACTGAAGAAAAAGGGGACAGTGTGTTGATAACGTTGAAATGAGGAGCGATGACATGAGCTTGCGTCGTGCtgtgatgttaaatcaggcgctgcatgggaggcaacccattgactTGTTGTAACTGTCGTGCCACGACATGAGCtaaggcgctggttgggaggcaacccaatgtgTAGTGACTTTAATGTAGTTAGAATTGTTCTTTTTGATTTTAATAAGTACTAACCAGTGCAGGTGCGCTTGGGCAAGTGATAAGTCCATCAGACGCTGAAGGAATAggtaaaaaattgaaaaatctcgTGGCCCAGGAGCGCGGCAAGGCTCAGACCGCGCAAGTGACCGCGCATATGGCAAAGTATTCTGCCTCAGATTTCCACCCAGGAGCGCGGCCGCGCTTAGACTGTGCTAGTGACGCGCATATGGCAAAAGTATTCTGTTTCACTAGCACGGCGCCCTCGGACCACGCTAGTACCGTTCCGCTTGCCACTTTGTATAAgttaacattttttttttaattttcttgttttgttattttacttgTATTAATTTGTTTACCCCAACCCTAATCCCCCCTCTTCTCCTGTCGCACCTCAAACCCCTCTTCTCCCCCTACGACTAAGGcccctccctctcctctcaaacaCGCCTCTTTTTCCATTCCCAAATAATCCCAGCCCTAATTCCCCCAAGGTTCAACGCCAATCCCATCCCCACCACTCTTCTTCACCTCTCACAATCTCCTCCCACTTCAGGTAAGGTTTTCTTTTTGCCAATTTTTGTTGGGTTTTCTTTTGAATTCTTGATTATGTagtagtttttcttctttttctcttagaAGTAAGTTGTAGTGTAtacatagttgcttgtggatTGTGGTGTTTGTGTAGATGCATATCTTAACTTAGGTGGGTAATATTGGGGCAATTGTGATGAACATTGGTTTATAACATGGTTAATTAGGTGTTCTGGTGAATGATGCCCACAAAGTGTTTGTTAAAATGACACAGTGAGTGTCAATGGTAATTGTGACCAATTGTGcgggtgaagtctgagtaaccgcagtTGAGTCACATCTTTTGTGTTGTGCTAATAATATTCTTCTTCCAGGTACTATGACACCTTCCAAGAAACGCCGAACCACCGGTGCTTCATCCAGCTGACCGCTGGATCCTCCAGAGCCTCAGCTCATGCTCGTCTTTATGATAGT contains:
- the LOC104211317 gene encoding DEAD-box ATP-dependent RNA helicase 15-like, producing MGDTKENDAYEEELLDYEEDDEKAPDSISAKVNGESAKKGYVGIHSSGFRDFLLKPELLRAIVDSGFEHPSEVQHECIPQAILGMDVICQAKSGMGKTAVFVLSTLQQIEPVAGQVAAMVLCHTRELAYQICHEFERFSTYLPDIKVAVFYGGVNIKLHKELLKNECPHIVVGTPGRMLALARDKDLSLRNVRHFILDECDKMLESLDMRRDVQTIFKMTPHDKQVMMFSATLSKEIRPVCKKFMQDPMEIYVDDEAKLTLHGLVQHYIKLSETEKNRKLNDLLDALDFNQVVIFVKSVSRAAQLNKLLVECNFPSICIHSGMTQEERLTRYKNFKEGHKRILVATDLVGRGIDIERVNIVINYDMPDSADTYLHRVGRAGRFGTKGLAITFVSSASDSDVLNQVQERFEVDIKELPEQIDTSTYMPS